One Etheostoma cragini isolate CJK2018 chromosome 19, CSU_Ecrag_1.0, whole genome shotgun sequence DNA segment encodes these proteins:
- the pcdh7b gene encoding protocadherin-7b isoform X6, with translation MRTTGAVDYLYYSMLILQLVHQPAAKQVLRYRLAEEGPADVRVGNVAGDLGIVAGSGEVTFTLESGSDFLKIDNITGELATNERRIDREKLQQCQMIFDENECFIDFEVSVIGPAQSWVDLFEGKVIILDINDNTPSFPSPVLTLSVEENRPIGTLYLLPTATDRDFGRNGIERYELIQDNGENSRRLGSSGDSFSGKRRFEEGASRSSVFELQVADTTDGEKQPQLIIKGALDREQRDSYELTLRVRDGGDPPRSSQAILRVMITDVNDNSPRFEKSVYEADLPENSSPGAPILQLKAADADVGVNGQIEYVFGAATESVRRLLRLDESTGWLSVLHRIDREEVSQLRFTVMARDRGQPPKMDKATVVLNIKDENDNVPAIEIRKIGRIFLKDGIANVAEDVVVDTPIALVQVSDRDQGENGIVTCTVVGDVPFQLKPASEMEGEQNKKKYFLHTSATLDYEATQEYNVVIVAVDSGSPSLASNNSLIVKVGDTNDNPPIFSQNVVEVSFPESNAPGERVTTVAAIDADSGKNAEIAYSLDSSVNGIFSIDADSGDIRVNTILDREQTERYEFKVIAKDKGINTLQGSATVVVLVADKNDNDPKFMQDVFTFYIKENLEPNSPVGMVTVIDADKGHNAEMSLFIEEEEDIFSIENDTGTIFSSLSFDREQKTTYTFRVKAVDGGDPPRSATATVSLLIMDDNDNAPTVTFPINSSYTLLPPSSNIRTVVRTVIATDADTGINADLNYGIIGGNPFKLFEIDGGTGVISLVGKLEQKHYGLHRLVVQVNDKGQPSQSTTTLVHVYVNETLSNSTVVDTQVAKSLSTSLNTNIAGDPNYDLSKQRLSIVIGVVSGIMTVILIILVVVMARYCRPKNKNGYEAGKKDHEDFFTPQQHDKSKKPKKDRKKQKSKQPLYSSIVTVEASKPNGQRYDGVNEKLSDSPGMGRYRSVNGGPGSPDLARHYKSSSPLPTVQLHPQSPTAGKKHQAVQDLPPANTFVGTGDNISLGSDHCSEYSSQTINKYNKQTLGPCLM, from the coding sequence ATGAGGACTACTGGTGCAGTGGACTATTTGTACTATAGCATGCTCATCCTGCAGCTTGTGCATCAGCCCGCTGCCAAGCAAGTGCTCCGGTACCGTTTGGCTGAGGAGGGACCCGCCGATGTCAGAGTAGGGAACGTAGCCGGCGACCTGGGCATTGTTGCCGGGTCCGGCGAGGTGACATTCACGCTAGAGTCAGGCtctgattttttaaaaatagacaACATAACAGGTGAGCTCGCCACCAATGAGAGGCGCATAGACCGTGAAAAATTACAGCAGTGCCAAATGATATTTGATGAAAACGAGTGTTTTATAGATTTTGAGGTGTCAGTGATTGGACCAGCCCAAAGCTGGGTTGACCTCTTTGAGGGAAAAGTCATCATATTAGACATAAATGATAACACACCGTCTTTCCCCTCGCCTGTCCTGACACTGTCTGTGGAGGAAAACAGACCCATTGGAACGCTTTATCTGCTGCCCACAGCCACAGACAGAGATTTTGGCAGAAATGGAATAGAGCGATATGAGCTTATCCAGGACAATGGGGAAAACTCAAGGCGCTTGGGCTCTTCTGGGGATTCATTCTCGGGGAAGAGGAGATTTGAGGAAGGAGCAAGCAGGAGCAGCGTCTTTGAACTGCAAGTTGCTGACACTACTGATGGAGAGAAGCAGCCACAACTCATCATTAAAGGAGCCCTTGACAGGGAACAGAGAGACTCCTATGAGCTCACACTCCGCGTTAGGGATGGAGGTGATCCCCCGCGCTCCTCCCAGGCCATTCTTAGGGTGATGATCACAGATGTGAATGACAACAGCCCTCGATTTGAGAAGAGTGTGTATGAAGCTGACCTACCAGAAAACAGCTCCCCTGGTGCCCCCATACTGCAGCTCAAAGCGGCTGATGCAGACGTGGGGGTTAATGGTCAAATAGAGTATGTGTTTGGGGCAGCCACAGAGTCAGTAAGGAGACTGCTGAGGTTGGATGAAAGCACAGGGTGGCTGAGTGTGTTGCACCGCATCGACCGTGAAGAAGTGAGCCAACTTAGGTTCACAGTAATGGCCCGTGACCGGGGCCAACCGCCAAAAATGGACAAGGCCACCGTGGTGTTGAACATTAAGGATGAAAATGACAACGTTCCTGCTATAGAGATAAGGAAAATTGGACGCATTTTCTTAAAAGATGGCATAGCCAACGTGGCCGAGGACGTGGTGGTGGACACACCCATTGCCTTAGTTCAGGTGTCGGACCGTGACCAGGGGGAAAACGGCATTGTGACCTGCACAGTGGTAGGGGATGTTCCCTTTCAGCTCAAACCAGCCAGCGAGATGGAGGGTGAgcagaataaaaagaaatatttcctCCACACGTCTGCAACGCTGGACTATGAGGCCACACAGGAGTACAATGTGGTCATAGTGGCTGTGGACTCTGGAAGCCCCAGTCTGGCAAGTAATAACTCTCTTATCGTCAAAGTGGGCGACACTAACGACAACCCTCCTATCTTCAGCCAGAATGTAGTAGAGGTGTCGTTTCCAGAAAGCAATGCCCCTGGTGAACGGGTGACAACAGTGGCAGCCATTGATGCAGATAGTGGGAAGAATGCTGAAATAGCCTATTCCCTGGACTCATCAGTAAATGGGATTTTCTCTATTGACGCAGACAGTGGAGACATCCGAGTAAACACCATTCTGGATAGAGAGCAAACGGAGCGCTACGAATTCAAAGTGATAGCCAAAGATAAGGGCATAAACACTCTACAGGGTTCAGCAACAGTGGTTGTCCTTGTGGCagacaaaaatgacaatgatCCAAAGTTCATGCAGGATGTGTTCACTTTCTACATTAAAGAAAACCTTGAGCCAAACAGCCCAGTCGGCATGGTCACAGTCATCGATGCAGACAAAGGTCATAATGCAGAGATGAGTCTTTTcattgaggaagaggaggacatCTTTTCTATTGAGAATGACACAGGGACTATTTTCTCCAGTCTGTCATTCGATAGAGAGCAAAAAACCACATACACATTCCGTGTCAAGGCTGTGGACGGTGGTGATCCACCCAGATCCGCCACCGCCACAGTTTCACTCTTAATAATGGATGATAATGACAACGCACCAACAGTCACTTTCCCAATAAACAGCTCCTAcactcttcttcctccctctaGTAACATCAGAACAGTAGTCAGGACTGTCATAGCCACTGATGCCGACACCGGCATCAACGCCGACTTGAACTACGGCATCATTGGGGGAAACCCCTTTAAGCTGTTTGAGATTGATGGGGGCACTGGGGTCATTTCACTGGTGGGGAAGTTGGAGCAGAAGCACTATGGCCTCCACAGACTAGTGGTCCAGGTAAACGACAAGGGTCAGCCTTCACAGAGCACCACAACACTGGTTCATGTGTATGTCAATGAGACACTTTCCAATTCCACAGTTGTGGACACCCAGGTGGCTAAGAGTCTGAGCACGTCTCTGAACACCAACATTGCCGGTGACCCCAACTATGATCTAAGCAAACAGCGGCTGAGCATCGTCATTGGAGTAGTTTCCGGCATCATGACGGTTATCCTTATCATTCTAGTCGTCGTCATGGCCCGATACTGCCGTCCCAAGAATAAGAACGGCTACGAGGCCGGCAAGAAGGATCACGAAGACTTCTTCACGCCACAGCAGCATGATAAGTCCAAGAAGCCCAAAAAAGATAGGAAGAAACAGAAGTCCAAACAACCACTCTATAGCAGCATCGTCACCGTAGAGGCCTCCAAACCCAACGGGCAGCGCTACGATGGCGTCAACGAGAAGCTGTCGGACAGTCCTGGTATGGGACGCTACCGGTCAGTCAACGGAGGACCAGGGAGCCCAGATCTGGCTCGCCACTACAAGTCCAGTTCACCGCTCCCTACTGTCCAGCTTCACCCGCAGTCTCCGACAGCTGGAAAAAAGCACCAGGCAGTTCAGGACCTGCCCCCTGCCAACACCTTTGTTGGCACCGGAGATAACATTTCCCTTGGATCTGACCACTGCTCTGAATACAGCAGTCAAACTATCAACAAGTACAACAAACAG
- the pcdh7b gene encoding protocadherin-7b isoform X4 yields the protein MRTTGAVDYLYYSMLILQLVHQPAAKQVLRYRLAEEGPADVRVGNVAGDLGIVAGSGEVTFTLESGSDFLKIDNITGELATNERRIDREKLQQCQMIFDENECFIDFEVSVIGPAQSWVDLFEGKVIILDINDNTPSFPSPVLTLSVEENRPIGTLYLLPTATDRDFGRNGIERYELIQDNGENSRRLGSSGDSFSGKRRFEEGASRSSVFELQVADTTDGEKQPQLIIKGALDREQRDSYELTLRVRDGGDPPRSSQAILRVMITDVNDNSPRFEKSVYEADLPENSSPGAPILQLKAADADVGVNGQIEYVFGAATESVRRLLRLDESTGWLSVLHRIDREEVSQLRFTVMARDRGQPPKMDKATVVLNIKDENDNVPAIEIRKIGRIFLKDGIANVAEDVVVDTPIALVQVSDRDQGENGIVTCTVVGDVPFQLKPASEMEGEQNKKKYFLHTSATLDYEATQEYNVVIVAVDSGSPSLASNNSLIVKVGDTNDNPPIFSQNVVEVSFPESNAPGERVTTVAAIDADSGKNAEIAYSLDSSVNGIFSIDADSGDIRVNTILDREQTERYEFKVIAKDKGINTLQGSATVVVLVADKNDNDPKFMQDVFTFYIKENLEPNSPVGMVTVIDADKGHNAEMSLFIEEEEDIFSIENDTGTIFSSLSFDREQKTTYTFRVKAVDGGDPPRSATATVSLLIMDDNDNAPTVTFPINSSYTLLPPSSNIRTVVRTVIATDADTGINADLNYGIIGGNPFKLFEIDGGTGVISLVGKLEQKHYGLHRLVVQVNDKGQPSQSTTTLVHVYVNETLSNSTVVDTQVAKSLSTSLNTNIAGDPNYDLSKQRLSIVIGVVSGIMTVILIILVVVMARYCRPKNKNGYEAGKKDHEDFFTPQQHDKSKKPKKDRKKQKSKQPLYSSIVTVEASKPNGQRYDGVNEKLSDSPGMGRYRSVNGGPGSPDLARHYKSSSPLPTVQLHPQSPTAGKKHQAVQDLPPANTFVGTGDNISLGSDHCSEYSSQTINKYNKQPFRRVTFSVVSQPQDPHQQGSLQSCYDSGLDESETPSSKSSSGPRLGALPLPEDSYERTTPDGSVGEAEHMENGEKEH from the coding sequence ATGAGGACTACTGGTGCAGTGGACTATTTGTACTATAGCATGCTCATCCTGCAGCTTGTGCATCAGCCCGCTGCCAAGCAAGTGCTCCGGTACCGTTTGGCTGAGGAGGGACCCGCCGATGTCAGAGTAGGGAACGTAGCCGGCGACCTGGGCATTGTTGCCGGGTCCGGCGAGGTGACATTCACGCTAGAGTCAGGCtctgattttttaaaaatagacaACATAACAGGTGAGCTCGCCACCAATGAGAGGCGCATAGACCGTGAAAAATTACAGCAGTGCCAAATGATATTTGATGAAAACGAGTGTTTTATAGATTTTGAGGTGTCAGTGATTGGACCAGCCCAAAGCTGGGTTGACCTCTTTGAGGGAAAAGTCATCATATTAGACATAAATGATAACACACCGTCTTTCCCCTCGCCTGTCCTGACACTGTCTGTGGAGGAAAACAGACCCATTGGAACGCTTTATCTGCTGCCCACAGCCACAGACAGAGATTTTGGCAGAAATGGAATAGAGCGATATGAGCTTATCCAGGACAATGGGGAAAACTCAAGGCGCTTGGGCTCTTCTGGGGATTCATTCTCGGGGAAGAGGAGATTTGAGGAAGGAGCAAGCAGGAGCAGCGTCTTTGAACTGCAAGTTGCTGACACTACTGATGGAGAGAAGCAGCCACAACTCATCATTAAAGGAGCCCTTGACAGGGAACAGAGAGACTCCTATGAGCTCACACTCCGCGTTAGGGATGGAGGTGATCCCCCGCGCTCCTCCCAGGCCATTCTTAGGGTGATGATCACAGATGTGAATGACAACAGCCCTCGATTTGAGAAGAGTGTGTATGAAGCTGACCTACCAGAAAACAGCTCCCCTGGTGCCCCCATACTGCAGCTCAAAGCGGCTGATGCAGACGTGGGGGTTAATGGTCAAATAGAGTATGTGTTTGGGGCAGCCACAGAGTCAGTAAGGAGACTGCTGAGGTTGGATGAAAGCACAGGGTGGCTGAGTGTGTTGCACCGCATCGACCGTGAAGAAGTGAGCCAACTTAGGTTCACAGTAATGGCCCGTGACCGGGGCCAACCGCCAAAAATGGACAAGGCCACCGTGGTGTTGAACATTAAGGATGAAAATGACAACGTTCCTGCTATAGAGATAAGGAAAATTGGACGCATTTTCTTAAAAGATGGCATAGCCAACGTGGCCGAGGACGTGGTGGTGGACACACCCATTGCCTTAGTTCAGGTGTCGGACCGTGACCAGGGGGAAAACGGCATTGTGACCTGCACAGTGGTAGGGGATGTTCCCTTTCAGCTCAAACCAGCCAGCGAGATGGAGGGTGAgcagaataaaaagaaatatttcctCCACACGTCTGCAACGCTGGACTATGAGGCCACACAGGAGTACAATGTGGTCATAGTGGCTGTGGACTCTGGAAGCCCCAGTCTGGCAAGTAATAACTCTCTTATCGTCAAAGTGGGCGACACTAACGACAACCCTCCTATCTTCAGCCAGAATGTAGTAGAGGTGTCGTTTCCAGAAAGCAATGCCCCTGGTGAACGGGTGACAACAGTGGCAGCCATTGATGCAGATAGTGGGAAGAATGCTGAAATAGCCTATTCCCTGGACTCATCAGTAAATGGGATTTTCTCTATTGACGCAGACAGTGGAGACATCCGAGTAAACACCATTCTGGATAGAGAGCAAACGGAGCGCTACGAATTCAAAGTGATAGCCAAAGATAAGGGCATAAACACTCTACAGGGTTCAGCAACAGTGGTTGTCCTTGTGGCagacaaaaatgacaatgatCCAAAGTTCATGCAGGATGTGTTCACTTTCTACATTAAAGAAAACCTTGAGCCAAACAGCCCAGTCGGCATGGTCACAGTCATCGATGCAGACAAAGGTCATAATGCAGAGATGAGTCTTTTcattgaggaagaggaggacatCTTTTCTATTGAGAATGACACAGGGACTATTTTCTCCAGTCTGTCATTCGATAGAGAGCAAAAAACCACATACACATTCCGTGTCAAGGCTGTGGACGGTGGTGATCCACCCAGATCCGCCACCGCCACAGTTTCACTCTTAATAATGGATGATAATGACAACGCACCAACAGTCACTTTCCCAATAAACAGCTCCTAcactcttcttcctccctctaGTAACATCAGAACAGTAGTCAGGACTGTCATAGCCACTGATGCCGACACCGGCATCAACGCCGACTTGAACTACGGCATCATTGGGGGAAACCCCTTTAAGCTGTTTGAGATTGATGGGGGCACTGGGGTCATTTCACTGGTGGGGAAGTTGGAGCAGAAGCACTATGGCCTCCACAGACTAGTGGTCCAGGTAAACGACAAGGGTCAGCCTTCACAGAGCACCACAACACTGGTTCATGTGTATGTCAATGAGACACTTTCCAATTCCACAGTTGTGGACACCCAGGTGGCTAAGAGTCTGAGCACGTCTCTGAACACCAACATTGCCGGTGACCCCAACTATGATCTAAGCAAACAGCGGCTGAGCATCGTCATTGGAGTAGTTTCCGGCATCATGACGGTTATCCTTATCATTCTAGTCGTCGTCATGGCCCGATACTGCCGTCCCAAGAATAAGAACGGCTACGAGGCCGGCAAGAAGGATCACGAAGACTTCTTCACGCCACAGCAGCATGATAAGTCCAAGAAGCCCAAAAAAGATAGGAAGAAACAGAAGTCCAAACAACCACTCTATAGCAGCATCGTCACCGTAGAGGCCTCCAAACCCAACGGGCAGCGCTACGATGGCGTCAACGAGAAGCTGTCGGACAGTCCTGGTATGGGACGCTACCGGTCAGTCAACGGAGGACCAGGGAGCCCAGATCTGGCTCGCCACTACAAGTCCAGTTCACCGCTCCCTACTGTCCAGCTTCACCCGCAGTCTCCGACAGCTGGAAAAAAGCACCAGGCAGTTCAGGACCTGCCCCCTGCCAACACCTTTGTTGGCACCGGAGATAACATTTCCCTTGGATCTGACCACTGCTCTGAATACAGCAGTCAAACTATCAACAAGTACAACAAACAG
- the pcdh7b gene encoding protocadherin-7b isoform X5, with translation MRTTGAVDYLYYSMLILQLVHQPAAKQVLRYRLAEEGPADVRVGNVAGDLGIVAGSGEVTFTLESGSDFLKIDNITGELATNERRIDREKLQQCQMIFDENECFIDFEVSVIGPAQSWVDLFEGKVIILDINDNTPSFPSPVLTLSVEENRPIGTLYLLPTATDRDFGRNGIERYELIQDNGENSRRLGSSGDSFSGKRRFEEGASRSSVFELQVADTTDGEKQPQLIIKGALDREQRDSYELTLRVRDGGDPPRSSQAILRVMITDVNDNSPRFEKSVYEADLPENSSPGAPILQLKAADADVGVNGQIEYVFGAATESVRRLLRLDESTGWLSVLHRIDREEVSQLRFTVMARDRGQPPKMDKATVVLNIKDENDNVPAIEIRKIGRIFLKDGIANVAEDVVVDTPIALVQVSDRDQGENGIVTCTVVGDVPFQLKPASEMEGEQNKKKYFLHTSATLDYEATQEYNVVIVAVDSGSPSLASNNSLIVKVGDTNDNPPIFSQNVVEVSFPESNAPGERVTTVAAIDADSGKNAEIAYSLDSSVNGIFSIDADSGDIRVNTILDREQTERYEFKVIAKDKGINTLQGSATVVVLVADKNDNDPKFMQDVFTFYIKENLEPNSPVGMVTVIDADKGHNAEMSLFIEEEEDIFSIENDTGTIFSSLSFDREQKTTYTFRVKAVDGGDPPRSATATVSLLIMDDNDNAPTVTFPINSSYTLLPPSSNIRTVVRTVIATDADTGINADLNYGIIGGNPFKLFEIDGGTGVISLVGKLEQKHYGLHRLVVQVNDKGQPSQSTTTLVHVYVNETLSNSTVVDTQVAKSLSTSLNTNIAGDPNYDLSKQRLSIVIGVVSGIMTVILIILVVVMARYCRPKNKNGYEAGKKDHEDFFTPQQHDKSKKPKKDRKKQKSKQPLYSSIVTVEASKPNGQRYDGVNEKLSDSPGMGRYRSVNGGPGSPDLARHYKSSSPLPTVQLHPQSPTAGKKHQAVQDLPPANTFVGTGDNISLGSDHCSEYSSQTINKYNKQPFRRVTFSVVSQPQDPHQQGSLQSCYDSGLDESETPSSKSSSGPRLGALPLPEDSYERTTPDGSVGEKEH, from the coding sequence ATGAGGACTACTGGTGCAGTGGACTATTTGTACTATAGCATGCTCATCCTGCAGCTTGTGCATCAGCCCGCTGCCAAGCAAGTGCTCCGGTACCGTTTGGCTGAGGAGGGACCCGCCGATGTCAGAGTAGGGAACGTAGCCGGCGACCTGGGCATTGTTGCCGGGTCCGGCGAGGTGACATTCACGCTAGAGTCAGGCtctgattttttaaaaatagacaACATAACAGGTGAGCTCGCCACCAATGAGAGGCGCATAGACCGTGAAAAATTACAGCAGTGCCAAATGATATTTGATGAAAACGAGTGTTTTATAGATTTTGAGGTGTCAGTGATTGGACCAGCCCAAAGCTGGGTTGACCTCTTTGAGGGAAAAGTCATCATATTAGACATAAATGATAACACACCGTCTTTCCCCTCGCCTGTCCTGACACTGTCTGTGGAGGAAAACAGACCCATTGGAACGCTTTATCTGCTGCCCACAGCCACAGACAGAGATTTTGGCAGAAATGGAATAGAGCGATATGAGCTTATCCAGGACAATGGGGAAAACTCAAGGCGCTTGGGCTCTTCTGGGGATTCATTCTCGGGGAAGAGGAGATTTGAGGAAGGAGCAAGCAGGAGCAGCGTCTTTGAACTGCAAGTTGCTGACACTACTGATGGAGAGAAGCAGCCACAACTCATCATTAAAGGAGCCCTTGACAGGGAACAGAGAGACTCCTATGAGCTCACACTCCGCGTTAGGGATGGAGGTGATCCCCCGCGCTCCTCCCAGGCCATTCTTAGGGTGATGATCACAGATGTGAATGACAACAGCCCTCGATTTGAGAAGAGTGTGTATGAAGCTGACCTACCAGAAAACAGCTCCCCTGGTGCCCCCATACTGCAGCTCAAAGCGGCTGATGCAGACGTGGGGGTTAATGGTCAAATAGAGTATGTGTTTGGGGCAGCCACAGAGTCAGTAAGGAGACTGCTGAGGTTGGATGAAAGCACAGGGTGGCTGAGTGTGTTGCACCGCATCGACCGTGAAGAAGTGAGCCAACTTAGGTTCACAGTAATGGCCCGTGACCGGGGCCAACCGCCAAAAATGGACAAGGCCACCGTGGTGTTGAACATTAAGGATGAAAATGACAACGTTCCTGCTATAGAGATAAGGAAAATTGGACGCATTTTCTTAAAAGATGGCATAGCCAACGTGGCCGAGGACGTGGTGGTGGACACACCCATTGCCTTAGTTCAGGTGTCGGACCGTGACCAGGGGGAAAACGGCATTGTGACCTGCACAGTGGTAGGGGATGTTCCCTTTCAGCTCAAACCAGCCAGCGAGATGGAGGGTGAgcagaataaaaagaaatatttcctCCACACGTCTGCAACGCTGGACTATGAGGCCACACAGGAGTACAATGTGGTCATAGTGGCTGTGGACTCTGGAAGCCCCAGTCTGGCAAGTAATAACTCTCTTATCGTCAAAGTGGGCGACACTAACGACAACCCTCCTATCTTCAGCCAGAATGTAGTAGAGGTGTCGTTTCCAGAAAGCAATGCCCCTGGTGAACGGGTGACAACAGTGGCAGCCATTGATGCAGATAGTGGGAAGAATGCTGAAATAGCCTATTCCCTGGACTCATCAGTAAATGGGATTTTCTCTATTGACGCAGACAGTGGAGACATCCGAGTAAACACCATTCTGGATAGAGAGCAAACGGAGCGCTACGAATTCAAAGTGATAGCCAAAGATAAGGGCATAAACACTCTACAGGGTTCAGCAACAGTGGTTGTCCTTGTGGCagacaaaaatgacaatgatCCAAAGTTCATGCAGGATGTGTTCACTTTCTACATTAAAGAAAACCTTGAGCCAAACAGCCCAGTCGGCATGGTCACAGTCATCGATGCAGACAAAGGTCATAATGCAGAGATGAGTCTTTTcattgaggaagaggaggacatCTTTTCTATTGAGAATGACACAGGGACTATTTTCTCCAGTCTGTCATTCGATAGAGAGCAAAAAACCACATACACATTCCGTGTCAAGGCTGTGGACGGTGGTGATCCACCCAGATCCGCCACCGCCACAGTTTCACTCTTAATAATGGATGATAATGACAACGCACCAACAGTCACTTTCCCAATAAACAGCTCCTAcactcttcttcctccctctaGTAACATCAGAACAGTAGTCAGGACTGTCATAGCCACTGATGCCGACACCGGCATCAACGCCGACTTGAACTACGGCATCATTGGGGGAAACCCCTTTAAGCTGTTTGAGATTGATGGGGGCACTGGGGTCATTTCACTGGTGGGGAAGTTGGAGCAGAAGCACTATGGCCTCCACAGACTAGTGGTCCAGGTAAACGACAAGGGTCAGCCTTCACAGAGCACCACAACACTGGTTCATGTGTATGTCAATGAGACACTTTCCAATTCCACAGTTGTGGACACCCAGGTGGCTAAGAGTCTGAGCACGTCTCTGAACACCAACATTGCCGGTGACCCCAACTATGATCTAAGCAAACAGCGGCTGAGCATCGTCATTGGAGTAGTTTCCGGCATCATGACGGTTATCCTTATCATTCTAGTCGTCGTCATGGCCCGATACTGCCGTCCCAAGAATAAGAACGGCTACGAGGCCGGCAAGAAGGATCACGAAGACTTCTTCACGCCACAGCAGCATGATAAGTCCAAGAAGCCCAAAAAAGATAGGAAGAAACAGAAGTCCAAACAACCACTCTATAGCAGCATCGTCACCGTAGAGGCCTCCAAACCCAACGGGCAGCGCTACGATGGCGTCAACGAGAAGCTGTCGGACAGTCCTGGTATGGGACGCTACCGGTCAGTCAACGGAGGACCAGGGAGCCCAGATCTGGCTCGCCACTACAAGTCCAGTTCACCGCTCCCTACTGTCCAGCTTCACCCGCAGTCTCCGACAGCTGGAAAAAAGCACCAGGCAGTTCAGGACCTGCCCCCTGCCAACACCTTTGTTGGCACCGGAGATAACATTTCCCTTGGATCTGACCACTGCTCTGAATACAGCAGTCAAACTATCAACAAGTACAACAAACAG